A genomic segment from Enoplosus armatus isolate fEnoArm2 chromosome 12, fEnoArm2.hap1, whole genome shotgun sequence encodes:
- the nolc1 gene encoding nucleolar and coiled-body phosphoprotein 1: MAAEKSKPSDLYKCVYSFLLENKFTKAAQQFLKQTKVAPQDQNEESLVDIYNFWVKSPETKKRKASTNKSEATNGPSAKKAKTSTESSSSEESSSEDEEAVAKSTKAAPAAKVVPAKAAATAAAKAASSSSEDSSDSEEEKAPAKAPLKPPAAPAAGSSRKKDSSSSSEESDSEDEQPAKAPAPKPKAGAVTTPKAAVPAKGVAQKKQESSSEDSSSDSEDEEPAKAPVKPTPVKAAAPAAAAESSSEDSSSEDEAPPSKKPKAGAYSAVPPPASVQKAPAAPAASKAKESDSSDSSDDSSDEEEEKKVAAKPAPVKATAAKPGVTKPAAKKQESSSESSDSSSDEEEAKKPAAKVTPAKAAPAKAAPAKKEDSDSSSSEEEEEVKKPAAKVTPAKAAPAKPVAAKVITAKEDSSEEDSSSEEEESAKKPAAKPAPAKTTPAKKDESSSSDSDSSSDDEAPVKPATKAAAPPTPSAASKPAAKPTAAAESSSESDSSSEDEEEPAKAKPAAAKPATPASKPATPAAKPAAAAESSSESDSSSEDEEPVKAKPAVAKPTATKKSTPAAKPAAAAEESSSDSDSSSEDEEPVKAKPAAAKPATPASKPATPAAKPAAAKPAAAEESSSDSDSSSEDEEPVKAKPAAAKPATPAAKPAAKPGAAADSSSDSDSSDSESEAAKPAVKKQAPVAAKKPAPAVTKAPADSSDDSSSDEEEPKKAAPVPKPAATKAAAAPTKKAEESSSDSSDSSESETETKSTPAKPAVTNGKAATPKAATPKAAAKAPAKPAESSSSDSSSEEEEEASKSTATAKTTPAAKPKESSSSDSSSDEEEAPRKAATAPNTPTTNGTNGKRKRGGESSESKEEETEVTTPKNKKATTTPQTFPKANKKSSNIPFRRIREEDVDVDPRLTNNSFDAKFGAKGDWGQKANDVLKFTKGKSFRHEKTKKKRGSYRGGAISTTINSIKFDSD; the protein is encoded by the exons ATGGCGGCGGAAAAGTCGAAGCCGAGCGATCTTTACAAATGCGTATATTCGTTTCTGTTGGAGAACAAGTTCACCAAGGCGGCTCAGCAGTTTCTGAAACAGACTAAAGTG GCTCCACAGGATCAAAATGAAGAAAGCCTCGTCGACATCTACAACTTCTGGGTGAA GTCTCCTGAAACCAAGAAACGAAAAGCGTCTACCAACAAGTCTGAAGCTACAAACGGTCCATCCGCCAAGAAAGCAAAAACCAGTACAGAGAGCTCCAGCAGCGAAGAGTCGAGCAGCGAGGACGAAGAAGCTGTTGCAAAATCAACTAAGGCAGCCCCTGCAG CCAAGGTGGTGCCTGctaaagcagcagcaacagcagctgctaaAGCTGCATCCAGCAGCAGTGAAGACTCTAGTgactcagaggaggagaaggctcCTGCAAAG GCTCCCTTGAAGCcgcctgctgctcctgctgcaggcAGCTCGAGGAAGAAAGACAGCAGCTCTAGCAGTGAAGAATCTGACTCTGAGGATGAGCAGCCCGCCAAAGCCCCTGCACCAA AACCCAAGGCTGGTGCAGTCACAACACCCAAAGCAGCTGTTCCTGCTAAAGGTGTAGCTCAGAAAAAGCAGGAGAGCAGCAGTGAAGATAGTTCCTCAGATTCTGAAGATGAAGAACCAGCCAAG GCTCCAGTCAAACCCACCCCAGTTAAGgctgctgcacctgcagctgctgctgaatcaaGCAGTGAGGACTCTTCATCTGAAGATGAGGCTCCGCCCAGCAAAAAACCTAAAGcag GAGCGTACAGCGCAgtccctcctcctgcttcagTCCAGAAAGCTCCAGCTGCACCAGCAGCCAGCAAGGCGAAGGAGAGCGACTCCTCAGACAGCAGTGATGACAGCAGtgacgaggaagaagagaagaaagtagCTG CAAAACCTGCACCAGTCAAGGCCACTGCTGCCAAACCTGGTGTGACCAAACCTGCTGCAAAGAAGCAGGAGTCCAGCTCTGAGAGCTCAG ATTCAAGCTCCGATGAAGAGGAGGCAAAGAAGCCCGCAGCCAAAGTCACCCCAGCGAAAGCAGCCCCAGCCAAGGCTGCCCCTGCTAAAAAAGAAGACTCAGATTCATCAAgttcagaggaggaagaggaggtgaagaaacCTGCAGCAAAGGTGACTCCTGCTAAGGCTGCTCCAGCTAAACCTGTTGCAGCTAAAGTCATAACTGCTAAAGAGGACTCTTCAGAGGAAGATTCAagttcagaggaggaggagagtgcaAAGAAGCCTGCAGCTAAACCTGCACCTGCCAAGACTACCCCAGCTAAGAAAGACGAGTCCTCAAGCTCAG ATTCAGATAGCAGCTCTGACGATGAGGCTCCAGTAAAACCTGCCACTAAAGCTGCAGCCCCACCAACACCTTCTGCTGCGTCTAAGCCTGCAGCCAAG cccactgctgcagcagagagcagctcagaGTCAGACTCATCctctgaggatgaggaagaacCAGCTAAGGCTAAACCTGCAGCAGCTAAACCAGCTACGCCAGCCTCAAAGCCTGCTACCCCTGCAGCAAAGCCCGcggctgcagcagagagcagctcagaGTCAGACTCATCCTCTGAGGATGAAGAACCAGTCAAGGCTAAACCTGCAGTGGCTAAACCTACAGCGACCAAAAAATCTACCCCTGCAGCAaagcctgctgctgcagcagaggagagcagctcaGACTCTGACTCCTCCTCTGAGGATGAAGAACCAGTGAAAGCCAAGCCTGCAGCAGCTAAACCAGCTACGCCAGCCTCAAAGCCTGCTACTCCTGCAGCAAAGCCTGCTGCAGCAAAgcctgctgcagcagaggagagcagctcaGACTCTGACTCCTCCTCTGAGGATGAAGAACCAGTGAAAGCCAAGCCTGCAGCAGCTAAACCAGCTACCCCAGCTGCAAAGCCTGCAGCAAAGCCTGGGGCAGCAGCAGACAGTAGCTCTGACAGTGACAGCTCAGACTCAGAGAGTGAGGCAGCCAAACCTGCAGTCAAGAAACAAGCTCCAGTAGCGGCCAAGAAACCTGCCCCTGCTGTCACCAAGGCTCCTGCAGACTCCAGTGATGACAGCTCCAGTGATGAGGAAGAGCCCAAGAAGGCAGCGCCAGTACCCAAGCCAGCAGCCACGAAGGCAGCTGCAGCCCCAACAAAGAAGGCTGAGGAGAGCAGCTCTGACTCCTCGGACAGCTCTGAATCTGAGACGGAGACAAAGTCCACCCCTGCTAAGCCTGCAGTCACCAACGGCAAGGCAGCAACACCCAAAGCAGCAACACCCAAGGCCGCAGCCAAGGCCCCAGCAAAGCCAGCAGAGTCCTCCTccagtgacagcagctctgaagaggaagaagaggccaGTAAAAGTACGGCAACAGCCAAGACGACACCAGCAGCTAAACCTAAAGAGAGCAGCTCCTCAGACAGCTCATCAGATGAGGAGGAAGCACCGCGCAAAGCAGCCACAGCACCCAACACCCCTACAACAAATG GTACcaatggaaagagaaaaagaggtggTGAATCATCagaaagcaaagaggaagaaacagaagtCACGACAccaaaaaacaagaaagcaaCAACCACTCCTCAGACATTTCCTAAAGCCAATAAGAAG TCTTCCAACATACCGTTCCGTAGAATAAGAGAGGAAGACGTAGATGTGGATCCCCGTCTTACAAACAACTCTTTTGATGCAAAG TTTGGAGCCAAAGGGGACTGGGGCCAGAAAGCTAACGATGTACTCAAGTTCACCAAAGGCAAGTCATTCCGCCATgaaaagacgaagaagaagaggggaagcTACCGCGGCGGAGCCATTTCCACCACAATCAACTCTATTAAGTTTGACAGTGACTGA
- the mrps6 gene encoding small ribosomal subunit protein bS6m, giving the protein MPRYELALILKAMQRPETAAALRRTVETLMERGAVVRDLENLGERLLPYKISKHNQRHIRGSYFVVDFYAAPSILTGLLDHLHRDVDVVRPTVLKKDAEVSSSNCCGPKT; this is encoded by the coding sequence ATGCCTCGCTACGAGCTGGCCCTGATCCTGAAGGCGATGCAGCGGCCGGAGACAGCGGCTGCTCTCCGGCGGACAGTAGAGACTTTAATGGAGCGGGGCGCGGTGGTGAGGGACCTGGAGAACCTAGGAGAGAGGCTGCTGCCCTACAAGATATCCAAGCACAATCAGAGGCACATCCGAGGGTCTTACTTTGTGGTCGATTTCTACGCAGCCCCCAGCATCCTCACAGGCTTACTGGATCACCTGCACCGTGATGTGGACGTGGTGAGGCCCACTGTGCTGAAGAAGGACGCCGAAGTTTCCAGCAGCAACTGCTGTGGCCCCAAAACGTGA